CGCTGCGCTGATCGCCTGTACGGCATCGCCTAAGGACGCACCCGGAGCGAGATTGAACGAAATCGTCGCAGCCGGGAACTGTCCGAGGTGATTGACGACCAGGGGTGCAGTCTGTTCTGTCACCCGCGCAATGGTGCTGAGTTTCACTGGCTGAGTTGGGCTCACAATGGTCGACTGCGAAGTGGTGGTCGCGGCAGATTGCGCGGAGGTGGTCGTGGCTGGTTGTACCGGCACGGTCGCGGCTGGTTGCGCAGATGTGGTCGCCGCTGGTTGCGCAGTACCACCGGCAGTGGTACCCGCGGCGATGTAGATGTCGTCCAAGGACGCGGGGCCTCTTTTGTACTGGGGTTTTACCTCCAGCACCACCCGGTATTGGTTGGATTGGGTAAAGATAGTGGAGATCAGGCGCTGACCGTAAGCATTGTAAAGTGCGCTGTCGATCGTTGCGGCTGTGATGCCCAGGCGGCTGGCAGTGTCGCGGTCGATATCGACAAAAACGGAGCGTCCCTGGTCTTGCAAATCACTGGCGACGTCGGCGAGCTGGGGCAGTTTACGCAGCCGCGCGACCAGCTTGGGGACCCATATGCTCAGTTCCTTGGGATCGGCATCTTCGACGCTGAACTGGTACTGCGTGCGGCTCACGCGGTCTTCGATAGTGAGATCTTGTACCGGTTGCATGTACAGGGAAATGCCCGGTACTTGCTGGAGTTTCGCTTGCAGGCGGCGGATAACCTCTGTTGCGTTGACGCCGCGCTCGCTGAGCGGTTTTAAGTTGATCAGCATCCGGCCGCTGTTTAGAGTGACGTTGGTTCCGTCCACGCCAATGAACGATGACAGACTATCGACCGCCGGGTCTTCAAGAATCACGTGCGCCAATGCTTGCTGGCGCTGTGCCATTGCCGAAAACGAAATTGATTGCGGCGCTTCAGAAATTCCCTGAATGACACCGGTATCCTGTACTGGGAAAAAGCCCTTGGGTATGAAGATATAAAGCAGCACCGTGAGCACCAGCGTCGCGATTGCGACCAAAAGCGTCGCGCCTTGGCGGTTCAACACCCAATTGAGGATCCGGCCGTACCAAGCGATAACTTTATCGAAGAAAAGACCGCTTGCGCGGTAAAACCGGCTTTGTTTGTCCTGTGGCGTGTGATGCAAGAGCCTGGCGCACATCATCGGCGTAAGCGTCAGCGAAACCACAGCGGAAATTAAAATTGCCACGGCCAGCGTAATGGCGAATTCGCGGAACAGTCTACCTACTACGTCGCCCATGAAGAGCAGAGGAATAAGCACCGCTATCAGGGAAAATGTAAGCGAGATGATGGTAAAGCCAATCTGCTTTGACCCTAGGAGTGCAGCCTGCAACGGCGATTCTCCCGCTTCGATGTAGCGCGCGATGTTTTCAATCATCACGATGGCATCGTCCACGACGAACCCGGTGGCTATCGTCAGCGCCATCAACGTGAGGTTATTGATGCTGAATCCCGCAAGATACATCACGCCAAAAGTACCAACCAACGAAAGTGGCACGGCCACTCCCGGTATTACCGTTGCGGAGAGGCTGCGGAGAAAAAGAAATATCACCATCACCACCAGCGACACTGCTAACAGTAGCTCGAACTGCACGTCCTTAACGGAAGCTCGGATGGTGGTGGTGCGGTCGGTGAGCAGGCTTACCTGTACCGCGCTGGGCAATGTGGCCTGAAGCTTCGGCAACAGCTTCTTTACGCGGTCCACCACTTCGATCACGTTGCTACCCGGCTGGCGCTGGATATTGACAATCAATGCGGGGATTTTGTTGGCCCATGCGGCGAGCCTAACGTTTTCGGCATCGTCCACCGTATCAGCGACATCAGCGAGGCGGACCGGAGCGCCGTTCGTGTATGCGACGATGAGCTGCCGGTAGTCCTGCGCTGATTTGAGTTGATCATTGGCATTGATTGTGGACGCCTGGGCCGGGCCGTCAAAACTGCCTTTGGCCTGGTTCACGTTGGCGTTACCAATCGCCGTGCGCAGATCGTCAAGAGTCATGCCGTAGGCAGCCAGGGCTTTCGGGTTCGCCTGAATGCGTACCGCTGGACGCTGACCGCCGCTAATGCTGACGAGACCCACTCCCGAAAGCTGGGACATTTTTTGCGCCAGCCGCGTATCGATGAGATCCTGAACCTTAGGCAAGGGAAGCGATTGCGAAGTGACCGCAAGAGTCAGGATGGGCGCATCGGCCGGATTGACCTTGTTGTAAATCGGCGGCATGGGCAGGTCTGTAGGAAGTAAATTGCCGGCCGCGTTGATCGCTGCCTGCACTTCCTGCTCGGCAATGTCAAGGCTCAGGCTCAGACTAAACTGCAGAGTGATTACCGATGCACCACCCGAACTCGTGGAAGACATTTGATTGAGACCGGGCATCTGGCCGAATTGGCGTTCGAGCGGAGCAGTAATCGAGGAGGTCATTACGTCGGGGCTTGCACCTGGGTAAAGGGTGATAACCTGAATAGTGGGATAGTCCACTTCCGGAAGCGCGGACAGCGGCAACAAGCGGTAGGCGATGATCCCTGAAAGCAAGATGGCCAACATCAACAGCGAGGTGGCGACGGGCCGCAGGATGAACTGGCGGGAGGGATTCATTAGCCGCTTTTGTGCTCGCCGGTAGCGCGCTGAATGGCTTGGACTTTGGCGCCCTCATGCAGTTTGTCGGTGCCGTCAATGACGACGACATCGCCAGGCGCAACACCGCTGTCAACGGCGATCACATCGCCCTGCGCGGGTCCGGTCTTGATCAGACGCACAGTCACGGTCTGATCCGGCTTGACGACATATATATATGTACCCTGATCGCCGCGCTGAACGGCTGCCGAGTTAATAACCGTCGCGTCTTTCTCGACATTCACGAGCATACGCACGTTTACGAACTGATTTGGGAATAGGCTCTCGTCTTCATTAGGAAACTGCGCTTTGAGCTTTACCGTTCCGGTCGTAGGATCAATTTGATTGTCTACAGTCAGCAAGAAGCCGCTCGCAAGCTTGACTTTGCCTTCGCGGTCATAGGCGTCCACGGGCAATTTGTCCCCCGCTCGGAGCTTTTTCATCACGCTTGGAAGGTCGTCTTCCGTAATCGTGAACACTACAGTGATGGGCTGCAGCTGCGTGATTATGACCAGACCGTTCTGGTCCGTTGCGTGAACGATGTTGCCCGGATCCACCTGGCGCAATCCCACACGCCCGCTGATGGGAGCTGTGATGCGAGTATAGATGAGCTGCAGCTTGGCATTGTCAATCTGCCCCCGATCCGTTTTTAATGAACCTTGATATTGGCGTACCAGGGCCGCCTGAGTATCTACTTGCTGCTTTGCAATCGAATCCTGCGCGAACAGCGTCCGGTAACGCTCCAGGTCAAGCTCCGCGTTTTTCAGCAGGGCCTCGTCGTGCGCCATTTGCCCCTCGGCCTGTGTCAGCTGCACTTCAAATGGGCGCGGATCGATTTCTGCGAGCAGCTCGCCTGCATGGACGAATTGGCCTTCCTTGAACGTCACCTTGATGAGCTGTCCGTCAACACGGCTTTTCACAGTGACCGTGTTCAACGGCGTGACGGTGCCCAGCCCGGATAGGTAAACGTCAACATTGCTTTGCCGCGCAGCCGCGACAACGACAGGAACGCCTTTATCCGGCAATTCAGATCCGCGTTTATGCGCGGGTTGCTGCGCGCCCCCCAAGTCAGCCACGAGTAGGTATGTGCCAACGCCCAGCACGCATAACACAAGCAACCCGAGCCACCACCAGCGCGGCGGTGCTCTTTTTGCAGGATCGCGCGTGCTGGGTGAGGCGTTAGCTTCTGGCATTAGCTGTCCTGGTAATGGACATGATGCCTCTTTTCGAAGTAGCGTTCCATGCACTGGCGTTGCTGCTTGACGGCGTTTATCACAACAGCCTGCTGCTCGCGCGATAAACTGGAATAAAACGTGAGCGCATTGTTACGGAAATCCTTGCGGGCAGTAAAAATCTGCTGCTGTGCTGCGTCTGCCACTTTACTCAGGGCTACCAGGTCGGGATGGCTTTTCGAAAATTCCGCATTGACAGCCTGGTGCAGCCGCATGCGCGAATCCGACATCGTTTTGCGCAATGACTCTTCTTCGTTCATTAGTGCTTCCCACTGCCGCTCCTGATCTGGCTGAAGATTGAGCTGTTTATGCAGTTGCTCACTGAATATATGGTTAAAAGCACCGCCCGGCCGGTCGGTTCGCGACGCGGCAGCGCTGGAAAGAATTCCTGCAGCCAGCAAAACGGCGACAGCGGCAAAAGCGGAAATGGTTCTAGTGGTCTTCATCGTGGTTCTCCTTCAGCGTAAACTTCTGGTAAAAATATGACCCTAGTCAGAGGCCGCATTAAGCAATGTTGCGTGACCATTGCCATTAAATCACCACCGTGCGTTAAGAAATCGTCGGTGACTTGGATTTTTGTAACATATCCTGACGGTAACGCGTGCTGCAACATTGCGTTACACAAATTCGCTTCGTGCTGGCCGTTGGGCGAGGTATAAATTTTCATGGAAGCCGCAGATCATATACTGATAGTGGACGATGACGCTGAAATTCGGCGTCTTCTCAGTGAATATCTTTCCAAGACCGGCTATCGGGTCACGGCCGTGAAGGACGGCGTCGGCATGTGGGATGCTCTGGAAGGCGGGCGTGTCGATCTAATCGTCCTCGACCTCATGTTGCCGGGCGATGATGGGCTGCTTTTGTGCCGGAAGTTGAGGGCTAAATACGAAACACCGGTAATTATGCTTACCGCTCGCGGCGAGGAAACCGACAGGATAGTAGGGTTGGAAATTGGCGCCGACGATTATTTGCCGAAGCCGTTCAGTCCTCGCGAGCTTCTCGCCCGAATCAAGGTGGTTCTGCGGCGCGCGCGATCATTGCCGGAAAATCTCAAACCCGACGAAGCGCGCGCGCTGCGTTTCGCGGACTGGCGGCTTGACACTGTATCCCGTCACCTGGTATCGCCCGCAGGCGTTGTGACTCCGCTGAGCGGGTCGGAGTACCGTCTGCTGCGAATATTTCTCAAGCATGCCAACAGCGTACTGTCGCGGGACCAGCTGATGGATTTGATGCAGGGCCGGGAAACCGGGCCTTTCGAACGCAGCATCGACGTCCAGGTGAGCCGATTGCGGCGGCGCTTGGGGGATAATGCAGGAGCACAGGCCATCATAAAAACGGTACGCAACGAAGGCTACGTTCTGGCAGCCGACGTGGAGATGGAAAAATGAAATGGTTGCTGCCAAAAAGCCTATTCGGACGCATGGTGCTGGTTCTGGTGCTGGGCCTTATCGCAGCGCAGATACTCAGCGCAGCCATCGTGTTTCGCGAACGAGAGCAACATATTTTACAGATACGTGTTACGCGGGCCGCGCAAAGAATTAGCGATGCAGTGCGCGTATTGGAAGCGCTCAGCGCAGAACAGCGGCGCAATGCAGTACAATCATTTAGCAGCAACACGTTTTCGGTGTCGTTGGGAAATGGCGCTGCGCCTTTGCGCGAATCAGACCCTGAATTGAACGACACTGCACGCGACTTTGCCGCCGCCCTGCGCTCTACTCTGGGCAGCCAAAGAGCGATTAAGGTCGAGGCGAGGTACCGTGGCGGTACCGGCGCCCAGCGTCCGGAATCCGCGTCGGCGCGCCCCCCACAACCAGTATCGGGGACGCGGCCCTTGCCGCGCGATACGAGCTTTCAACCTTTGATGCTCGCCGCGCAGGTAGGGCTGGCTGATGGGACGCTGGCAAATTTTCAGGACCAGTTTCCATGGGAACCGGGAAGGTGGCCATTTCGCCTGGCATTTGATCTTTCTGTGAGACTGGTCGCAGTTGTTATACTTTCGCTAATTGCCGTTCGCTGGGTCACGCAGCCCTTGTCGTCGCTTGCCACAGCCGCAGAAAAGCTAGGCGAAAATATAAACCGGCCGCCTTTGCATGAATCCGGCCCGTCCGAGGTGAGCCGCGCCGCGCATGCGTTTAACAAGATGCAATCCCGCCTCGCAAATTATCTTAATGACCGCGCGCGCGTCCTGGCAGCGATGTCCCACGACCTGAAGACGCCCATCACGCGTCTGCGGCTGCGCACCGAAATGCTTGACGACGCCGATGTGAAAGCGACATTTGCAAAAGATCTCGACGAAATGGAATCAATGGTTCGCACCACCCTGGATTTTATGCGAGGCGGAGAAACCGGGGAACAATTTCAACCAATCGACGTCATGGCGTTGATTGAAAGCCTGCAAGCGGATTACGAAGAGACCGGTCACCCAGTCCGTATTCTGGGCGAAGCCACATCTACATTCGTGGGCAAACCTCGCGCACTGAAACGGTGTCTCGGTAACCTGATTGAAAATGCCGTCAAATACGGCAAACAGGCGACCATTGTTGTGCAGGACGAACAAGCGCGCCTGGTACTCAAGGTCGAAGACGAAGGACCGGGGATCCCGGTCGAGGAACAGGAAAATGTGTTTGCTCCTTTTTATCGGATTGAAAATTCACGGAACCGCGACAGCGGCGGCAGCGGATTGGGTCTTAGCATTGCCCGCAGCATTGCACGGGATCATGGAGGGGATATTACTTGTGAAAACCTGAAATCGTCGGGATTGCAGGTAATCGTGAAGCTGCCCCGACGGGCATCCCTCAAGGAATCCGGGGTGGTCAGTAGCTAGTTTAGGTATAATCTAAATAATCGAGGCAACCGCATCGGGCTGAGTGGCTTTTCAAAAACAGGTAGCTGGGTTTTACATATCATTCAGGGTTACAAGAGGTAACCCTTTTGTTTTTATGAAACGGGTGTAGCAGGCGGTCCGAAAGGCCTTGGCAATGAGTGAGCTCAAGAATCTTTACGACGACGTGATCATGGATCACATCAAGAACGTTCGGAATTACCGCAAGCCGGAGGGGGCGAACCGCGAAGCGGAACGCTCTAATCCAATGTGTGGAGATGTTATGACGGTTTATCTCAAACTGCAAGGCGAGCTGATTTTGGACGTCGGCTTTCAATGTTCCTGCTGCGGCATATCGATGGCTTCAGCTTCAATCATGACTGAAAGGGTGAAGGGTAAGAAAATAATCGAGGCAAGATCCATGTTTCGGCATTTCTCTAGATTGCTTGCGCAATCGTCATCCAGCGCCTCCACGCAGACTGACGATCTTTGCGTTCTGGCCGCAGTGCGCGAATACCCTTCGCGCATCAACTGCGCAACGCTGCCATGGGAAACACTGGAACAGGCGTTAGACCACGCGTGAATATATTTTTGATTGTGACCAGGAGCTAGAGGGCGAATCGTGAGCGAAAGGCAGGTTGATAATTTAAATGTCGTCTCGCAGGAGCTGCTGCTTACGCCTGCGGAAATCAGGAAACGGGTACCGCTTACCGAAGCCGCGCGGGTCACGGTACTTCGTGGCCGACAAGCTGTACAGGATATTCTGGAGCGGAAAGATTCTCGCTTATTGGTTGTGGTTGGTCCATGCTCCATTCACGACATTGAAGCCGCTCACGACTACGCGCGTCGCCTGAAAAGACTTGGCGATGAAATTTCCGACACGTTGCTTGTCGTGATGCGGGTGTATTTTGAGAAGCCGCGTACGACCATCGGGTGGAAGGGATTGATCAACGATCCGGAGATGGACGATTCGTTCAAAATCGAGGAAGGTCTGCAGAAAGCGCGGCGGCTGCTGCTTGATTTGGCGGAAATGGGCCTTCCGGCCGGCACGGAAGCGCTTGATCCTATCGTTCCACAGTATCTGTCAGATCTGATAACCTGGACCGCCATTGGCGCCCGTACCACGGAGTCCCAGACCCACCGCGAAATGGCAAGCGGCTTGTCATCTCCGGTCGGTTTTAAGAATGGTACGGACGGCAGTCTCAAGGTTGCCATCAACGCGCTGCTATCGGTGTCCCGCCCCCACAGTTTCCTGGGAATCGATAAAAGCGGGCGCTGCGCGGTGATTCGCACGCGCGGTAACCGCCATGCGCATGTGGTTCTGCGTGGCGGCAATACACCCAACTACGATTCACAAAGTATTCAGCTGTGCGAAAAAGAGCTGAGGGCAAATAACTTGCCGGAAATAATAATGGTGGACTGCAGTCACGCCAATTCGAATAGGAACTACAGTTTACAACCCGTAGTGCTGCGCGATTGCGTGCAGCAAATTTTAAGTGGCAACCAGTCGATAATAGGTTTCATGATCGAGAGCAATCTTGAAGCGGGTAACCAGCCGATTCCAGCCGACCGCGCTCAACTCAAGTACGGGGTCTCGGTAACCGATCCCTGCATAGACTGGCCGACCACGGAGTTCATCCTGCGTGAAGCTCACGGCACGCTTAGGAGCACATCGAAGCGGACTGCTTGAAGTACTGCGGCAAAACGCGCCGCATTACGGTCTCACTGCGACACCGTAGGGGTCGCCGCCGAGTTTGATGGTCGCGAGTTTCTTCTTCCTATTGAGGTCTATCACAGATAAGCCGGCGTCCTTCCCGGACAGCCGTTGCGGAGGATCTTCGGCAGTTCGTTTTCCTATCAGCGCGAGATATGCCAGCCGTCCATCGGGAGATATGTCGATTGAGCTGGGTTTGTCTCCCACCTTATAAATGGTGGCAACCACCCGGCCGCTTGCCAGATCGACAATCGATAGATTGTTCGACGAGCGATTTGCGATGATCACATAGTCGCTATCGGGTTTAAGGGCCAGGCTGCGCGGGTCTGCTCCGGAGTGATACTTGCCGACGATCTGTTCTGAACGTGTATCGACTATGGTATAGCCGTTGTCTTCGCTTGTGGTGACGACTAGTTTTTTGCCATCGGGGCTCATCACCATGCTTGCAGCGTCTCTGCCGACATTCGGTATGATCCCCGTAATTTTCAGGCCATCGACGTCGAGAATCGAGAGCGTCCCATCACCGCTATTGCTGATGTATGCTTTTTTGCCGTCGGGCGTGAACAAAGTCATCGCCGGCCGCGTGCCGACCCGTATCGTTTTAATAGGCGCAAGGCCGTGCGCGTCGAAGGCGGTTATTGTATTGTCTCCGCGATTGGTCACCAACAGCAGATTGTCGTCCGGAGAGACTGCGATGTGGTGCACCAGCTTTCCGGCAGGCACGGTTCTAAGTGGTTTGTGCGAATCCGCGTCAATTACCGTGAAATCGTTGGATCTCAGGTTGGCGACATACGCTCTATTTCCATTGACGTTAAACGTAATGTTATGAGGTTTTTTCCCGGTCCGTATCGTTTCAACCACTTTGCGTGTTCCGCTATCAATCACTTCGACCTGGTCGGTACGCTGGTTAGTCACCCAGATTTCGTACGCGTAGGCAAAAAAGCTGATTCCCGCGAGCATAAGTCCTGCGCAATACAACGAGAAAATCTTGGCAACGGCCGAATTCATGGTGGCGCGAATGAAGTCGTCAACTGTGTTTTACCTGGGCTATCTTCCAACCGCAACAAAGGTCGAGGAGATAAATACCAGAATGACGAAAAGCGTGACGCCAACATCTAAAGCAGCTGCAATCAATCTTTCCAGTTGGTAAAGGAGGTTCGCACCGCATTATATTCATTGCGTCGCCGATATTAGATTACGGTTGCAGGTATCCGTAGCTCACGACTTGCCCATTCTCAGAGGCGATTTAAGGCCTTTGAAAAATAGGTAGGATGTAGCAAATCCTGCCCGTATGACAAATCTGAGCGGATAGCGCAAATATACCGCAGCCACGCCACCAAGAAAATCGGGTCAGCGAAGGCACCATGATTGGAACAGACCGGCCGGCGCGCATAACTTTAGCCCGGCAATCGCGGTGGCAATGCTGTGGATGGAAATGCAGCAGGGGCGACGGCGCGTTCGCGGTTAAGCTTAACCGCTTGCGCGTCAACAGATAAACGACACGTTAGCGCAGAATTTAATCGAATCTGTTTTTACCTATTGGCAACGTTCAGCTAGGTTCAACTGAGAGTGATCGCGGCGTTCTTATTGCCGCTGCAACCGCTTTATAAAAAAGCGCGCGAGATAATGAAATGTGTTCTGCTTTGGTTCAAGCACTTGGGTTGCTTTTTAAAGCTGTCGCCAAATAGCGACAGCAAAAAACTAAAATTAATCAAATCAGTAACTTGTTTTCTTGCTCGGCGCGTCGTTTAGCCCCGACTAATCGAGGCTGGGAGGAGCGCTAAATTACTTTAATATTACGTTGTAGCGGCTTGATTAGTATTAGTAAATATTTGATGGCATAGCTATTGCTGAGGCAGTGCATCAAGTTGAGAATTATGTCTTGAATCTTTTGAAAAAATTTTAAAGCGAAAGCAATGTTGAAATTTCTACCGAATATTTCGCTTGGTTTTGAGGCCGGTCTCGGACCACGAGCTTTACAGCCGGTGCATGAACAACAGTGCGTGCCTTGCGCGGCGCAAACCGAGCACGCGGCGGCTCAGGCGGCGATGAATAGAAGCAGAGCTGAATCCATTGCATTCGCAAGATTAAGCGCAGAGTTTAGGCTGTTTGCAGGATCCGACCGCAATGCCCAGAGCTTGGTGATAGGTCTGCGCGATGGAACCGACATAATGCTTACTGACCGCGTTAACGGAGGCCCATCCGCAGTCACTTTCACGCCACCCACCGGCCGCATGGGTTACAGCAATGTTTCTATCACTCTTTCTTTGGCAAGGCAATATTTGGCCGCGCAAGGGATCGCTCAACCCTCAATGCAGCAGTTGCAGGCGGTATTGGTCGGAGGCGCAATCAGCAGCCCGCTTTCCGGCAGTACCGTCGAGCTCAATGGTATTTTGCAAATGAAGCTTCGTGGCGCGGGTTGGGGAAAAATCGCGGCTGTTCTGGGGGTAAAGCTCGGCAGCGTAATTGGCGAACCACGGCCGGTTCCAGCGGTATTGCCGTCCCGCGCAAAGGGGTACGCCAGCGTGGCGACTAAGGTTGCGACAATAGTCAAGCACCCTTCGGCAAAAGAGGCGTCGGGCTAGGCGACAAAAGAAATCCTGTCCCAGCCAAGTACTAGGCTTCGGAGCGGAACACACGACATTCAACGGTATCAGCATTTTCTAATTTGTTAGCCCGTTTTCCTCCTCGAGCGGGCTTTTTTTTGCCTACTGCGAGGACTGTGTCGTGAATGTCAAACGTACTGTAGTGGGCGCGCACAGATATTACCTGTTCTGCGGCAAAGAATTAATCTCTCAAATCGATCCTATGAGCTGCGTCGGTGCTGCCGTGTCCCCGCGGGCTGACCGGCAATTTAGTTTCGCATCGTTTGCATCGGCCGGTGTGCGCAAATTGCGACGTACATGCGTCCGCATCGTTCGATGTACATTTCCCGCGCTTGACAGCAGAAATTTGCGCGATGTACATTTCTGGCTGGTTGTTCTTTACCTGCCCGAATCCGGCAGGTGGCCTCCGCATTGAAAGCCCCAGACAGGTTACGTTGCGAGCGGCGCTACGCCTCCCGGCCTACTGAATTACCTAAAGCGGCGCTCGGCTCGTTCATCAAGCACCACTTCAATGCCGCGCAATTCGATGATACAGTACAGCGGATTGCGCTGGCCGGAGACCCCTCTCGTTATTCGGATCGAAGGAAATCTCGAGGCGGAAATGAAGCAGAGATCGGGTGGTGGACGATTTTTTCAAGAATAGGGTATCCGCAATGATTCGCTTAGTACTCTTATTTTTGAGTGCCGGAATTTGTATGCCGGTACACGCCGAAGACTTACTGGATGTCTACCGAGAGGCGCTGTCGCGCGATGCGGTATATGCCTCCGCGCGTGCTTCTTGGGAGGCCGGGCAGGAGAAATTACCACAGGGGCGTGCGCTGCTATTGCCAAACGTCAGTCTTTCCGGGAACACTACTTATAATCAAAGTAATACTCAGTTACGCGATCCGACGCAACCTGGCAGGCAGAGTCAATTTAATAGCAACGGAGTTACGATTACGCTGATACAGCCGTTGTTCAACAAGCAAAGTATCGATCAATATTTGGAGTCGAAATCGCAGCTGGCGCAAAGCGATGCGCAATTGAATGTCGCGAGCCAGGACCTCATGCTGCGAGTGTCTCAGGCGTATTTCGATGTGCTGGCGTCTCAAGATAATTTAGAGTTCGCTCTTGCGCAAAAAGCCGCGATTGCCGAACAGCTGGCTTCGGCAAAACGCAATTTCGAAGTTGGGACTGCTACCGTTACCGATATCAACGATGCGCAGGCGCGCTACGACCTTGTGGTCTCGCAGGAGATCGCTGCGCGCAACGATCTGGAAGTAAAGAAACAAGCTCTTGCGCAAATTATCGGCGGCATACCGGGACCGCTCAAATCGCTATCGACCGATTTGCCGTTGACACTGCCTCAGCCCAACGACATGGGGCGCTGGGTAGAAGCGGCGCAAGTCAATAGTCCGCAAATCAGAGCGCAGCAAGCAGCACTGGAAGTCGCCAAACGTGAAGTCGAACGCAACCGCGGAGGGCACTATCCAACCATTAATCTGGTAGGGTCCTACGGCCAGAACGCAACGGGCGCTACCAACCTATCAACTGGTTCCGTGGCCATTCCCAACGACACCACTACTAAACAGATTGGAATACAGCTCAATTTGCCGATTTACCAAGGCGGTGGTCAGGAATCCCTGGTGAGAGAGGCCATTGCCAACCAAGATAAAGCGCAACAGGATCTGGAAAACGCGCGCCGCACCGCAACCTATTCCACGCGCCAGGCATTTTTGGGCGTGACCAGCGGCGTGGCTCAAGTTAAGGCGCTGGAGCAGGCGCTGGTTTCAAGCCAAACGTCGCTGGATTCGACTATGCTAGGCAAGGAAGTTGGCGTGCGCACCGAAGTCGACGTGCTCAACGCTCAGCAGCAGCTTTATAGCGCCAAACGCGACTTGGCGCAGGCGCGCTACAATTTTATACTGAGCCAATTACGGCTTAAATCGGCAGCAGGGCAACTCAGCGAAGTGGATCTCGCCGAAGTCAATCGCTGGTTAAGATAGCGGCAATCATCCTGACTCGTCGTTCCTTGCCTTGGAACACGCGGATGCTCTCGCTATTTGTTTCACTGCCAGATCACTCATCGAG
The sequence above is drawn from the Burkholderiales bacterium genome and encodes:
- a CDS encoding efflux RND transporter permease subunit, translated to MNPSRQFILRPVATSLLMLAILLSGIIAYRLLPLSALPEVDYPTIQVITLYPGASPDVMTSSITAPLERQFGQMPGLNQMSSTSSGGASVITLQFSLSLSLDIAEQEVQAAINAAGNLLPTDLPMPPIYNKVNPADAPILTLAVTSQSLPLPKVQDLIDTRLAQKMSQLSGVGLVSISGGQRPAVRIQANPKALAAYGMTLDDLRTAIGNANVNQAKGSFDGPAQASTINANDQLKSAQDYRQLIVAYTNGAPVRLADVADTVDDAENVRLAAWANKIPALIVNIQRQPGSNVIEVVDRVKKLLPKLQATLPSAVQVSLLTDRTTTIRASVKDVQFELLLAVSLVVMVIFLFLRSLSATVIPGVAVPLSLVGTFGVMYLAGFSINNLTLMALTIATGFVVDDAIVMIENIARYIEAGESPLQAALLGSKQIGFTIISLTFSLIAVLIPLLFMGDVVGRLFREFAITLAVAILISAVVSLTLTPMMCARLLHHTPQDKQSRFYRASGLFFDKVIAWYGRILNWVLNRQGATLLVAIATLVLTVLLYIFIPKGFFPVQDTGVIQGISEAPQSISFSAMAQRQQALAHVILEDPAVDSLSSFIGVDGTNVTLNSGRMLINLKPLSERGVNATEVIRRLQAKLQQVPGISLYMQPVQDLTIEDRVSRTQYQFSVEDADPKELSIWVPKLVARLRKLPQLADVASDLQDQGRSVFVDIDRDTASRLGITAATIDSALYNAYGQRLISTIFTQSNQYRVVLEVKPQYKRGPASLDDIYIAAGTTAGGTAQPAATTSAQPAATVPVQPATTTSAQSAATTTSQSTIVSPTQPVKLSTIARVTEQTAPLVVNHLGQFPAATISFNLAPGASLGDAVQAISAA
- a CDS encoding MdtA/MuxA family multidrug efflux RND transporter periplasmic adaptor subunit, which translates into the protein MPEANASPSTRDPAKRAPPRWWWLGLLVLCVLGVGTYLLVADLGGAQQPAHKRGSELPDKGVPVVVAAARQSNVDVYLSGLGTVTPLNTVTVKSRVDGQLIKVTFKEGQFVHAGELLAEIDPRPFEVQLTQAEGQMAHDEALLKNAELDLERYRTLFAQDSIAKQQVDTQAALVRQYQGSLKTDRGQIDNAKLQLIYTRITAPISGRVGLRQVDPGNIVHATDQNGLVIITQLQPITVVFTITEDDLPSVMKKLRAGDKLPVDAYDREGKVKLASGFLLTVDNQIDPTTGTVKLKAQFPNEDESLFPNQFVNVRMLVNVEKDATVINSAAVQRGDQGTYIYVVKPDQTVTVRLIKTGPAQGDVIAVDSGVAPGDVVVIDGTDKLHEGAKVQAIQRATGEHKSG
- a CDS encoding periplasmic heavy metal sensor; the encoded protein is MKTTRTISAFAAVAVLLAAGILSSAAASRTDRPGGAFNHIFSEQLHKQLNLQPDQERQWEALMNEEESLRKTMSDSRMRLHQAVNAEFSKSHPDLVALSKVADAAQQQIFTARKDFRNNALTFYSSLSREQQAVVINAVKQQRQCMERYFEKRHHVHYQDS
- a CDS encoding response regulator, whose product is MEAADHILIVDDDAEIRRLLSEYLSKTGYRVTAVKDGVGMWDALEGGRVDLIVLDLMLPGDDGLLLCRKLRAKYETPVIMLTARGEETDRIVGLEIGADDYLPKPFSPRELLARIKVVLRRARSLPENLKPDEARALRFADWRLDTVSRHLVSPAGVVTPLSGSEYRLLRIFLKHANSVLSRDQLMDLMQGRETGPFERSIDVQVSRLRRRLGDNAGAQAIIKTVRNEGYVLAADVEMEK
- a CDS encoding ATP-binding protein; protein product: MKWLLPKSLFGRMVLVLVLGLIAAQILSAAIVFREREQHILQIRVTRAAQRISDAVRVLEALSAEQRRNAVQSFSSNTFSVSLGNGAAPLRESDPELNDTARDFAAALRSTLGSQRAIKVEARYRGGTGAQRPESASARPPQPVSGTRPLPRDTSFQPLMLAAQVGLADGTLANFQDQFPWEPGRWPFRLAFDLSVRLVAVVILSLIAVRWVTQPLSSLATAAEKLGENINRPPLHESGPSEVSRAAHAFNKMQSRLANYLNDRARVLAAMSHDLKTPITRLRLRTEMLDDADVKATFAKDLDEMESMVRTTLDFMRGGETGEQFQPIDVMALIESLQADYEETGHPVRILGEATSTFVGKPRALKRCLGNLIENAVKYGKQATIVVQDEQARLVLKVEDEGPGIPVEEQENVFAPFYRIENSRNRDSGGSGLGLSIARSIARDHGGDITCENLKSSGLQVIVKLPRRASLKESGVVSS
- a CDS encoding SUF system NifU family Fe-S cluster assembly protein → MSELKNLYDDVIMDHIKNVRNYRKPEGANREAERSNPMCGDVMTVYLKLQGELILDVGFQCSCCGISMASASIMTERVKGKKIIEARSMFRHFSRLLAQSSSSASTQTDDLCVLAAVREYPSRINCATLPWETLEQALDHA